One Salvelinus sp. IW2-2015 linkage group LG4q.2, ASM291031v2, whole genome shotgun sequence DNA window includes the following coding sequences:
- the LOC111963448 gene encoding REST corepressor 1 isoform X2, translating to MPAMMEKSGSEMSGKRRGRNAVNNPNKSFSTNGNSNNSWEEGSSGCSSDDEHGSGGMRVGTQYQALVPDYDPEIAKVAEERDNLGMRVWIPSRILAEAKLDEYIAITKEKHGYNMEQALGMLFWHKHNIEKSLADLPNFTPFPDEWSVEDKVLFEQGFSFHGKTFHRIQQMLPDKSIASLVRFYYSWKKTRSKTSVMDRHARKQKREREESENEAEETNGNTPRDVVYEPNKDEKKELGAAPEKQEIKPVPVVQRPNTSMAEKLTQVKKEPQGPPGKNQHRAKKKPPKGMHLSQGDVAAMSTSTPAAVGVLRQIDMELVAIKRQIQSIKQNNSALKDKLDVGVDHFRVPEVTQKFNTRWTTEEQLLAVQAIRKYGRDFQAISDVIGNKSVVQVKNFFVNYRRRFNLDEVLQEWEAEHGMEGAAKGGEEEKMDTSSTEDGATTPVVPEDQKEESSPVAAKQPLAS from the exons ATGCCTGCAATGATGGAAAAGAGTGGttcagaaatgtctgggaaaagAAGGGGTAGGAATGCAGTGAATAATCCAAACAAAAGTTTTTCTACAAATGGAAATAGCAACAATTCATGGGAAGAAGGAAGTTCGGGCTGCTCCAGTGATGATGAGCATG GTAGTGGTGGTATGAGAGTTGGGACTCAGTATCAAGCTCTTGTGCCAGACTATGATCCAG AGATTGCCAAAGTGGCCGAGGAGAGGGACAACTTGGGCATGCGGGTGTGGATCCCCAGCCGAATCCTGGCCGAAGCTAAAT tggATGAATACATTGCAATTACCAAAGAGAAGCATGGGTACAACATGGAGCAGGcactggggatgcttttctggcaCAAGCACAACATTGAGAAGTCCCTGGCAGATTTGCCCAACTTCACACCTTTCCCAGATGAGTGGTCAGTGGAGGACAAGGTCCTGTTTGAACAGGGCTTTAGCTTCCACGGAAAAACTTTCCACCGTATACAGCAGATG TTGCCTGACAAGTCCATTGCCAGCTTGGTTAGATTTTACTACTCTTGGAAGAAGACACGGAGCAAAACCAGTGTCATGGATCGCCACGCACGCAAGCAGAAGAGGGAACGAGAAGAGAG TGAGAATGAGGCTGAGGAGACCAATGGTAACACTCCAAGGGATGTAGTGTACGAACCAAATAAGGACGAGAAGAAAGAG CTGGGTGCTGCACCTGAGAAACAGGAGATAAAACCAGTACCAGTGGTACAGAGG CCGAATACTAGTATGGCAGAGAAGCTGACCCAAGTGAAGAAAGAACCCCAGGGTCCTCCAGGGAAGAACCAGCATCGTGCTAAAAAGAAGCCTCCTAAAGGAATGCACCTGAGCCAGGGAGACGTAGCTGCTATGTCCACCAGCACCCCTGCTGCAGTCGGTGTGCTGAGGCAAATCGACATGGAGCTGGTTGCCATCAAACGGCAG ATCCAGAGCATCAAACAGAATAACAGTGCTCTGAAGGACAAGCTTGACGTGGGAGTGGACCACTTCAGAGTACCTGAG GTGACCCAGAAGTTCAACACTCGCTGGACAACAGAGGAGCAACTGCTTGCTGTACAAG CCATCAGAAAATATGGGCGGGACTTCCAGGCTATCTCGGACGTGATTGGCAACAAGTCAGTGGTGCAGGTGAAGAACTTCTTTGTTAACTACCGCCGACGCTTCAACCTGGATGAGGTGCTGCAGGAATGGGAGGCTGAGCATGGGATGGAGGGAGCAgccaagggaggagaggaggagaaaatggACACATCTTCTACTGAGGATGGAGCCACCACCCCTGTGGTGCCAGAGGATCAAAAAGAG GAATCATCGCCAGTGGCGGCAAAACAACCTCTGGCATCCTGA
- the LOC111963450 gene encoding TNF receptor-associated factor 3, which produces MSAGRNADGRELQIPLQHRSPSLAALSLAQRPWPSDPEAGFLPQHGGFWDHFIATPEPKYCCEACRLVLCNPRQTECGHRFCETCISEQLSKPNPVCPADMEPLFKDKIFRDVCCHREIMALRVYCRSEKNGCKEQMSLHQVMDHLNVCPYFEVPCPLGKCKEKMMRKDIPEHLSWKCKHRETTCEFCMHKMAMTELQKHKETVCPSFPVACPNHCTFPSILRSELTSHQHECPKAHVTCSFIRFGCNFKGLNQDMRDHESSFASEHLRLMATRNTTLEAKMEDVKGELLERYKVLPGLSSRLSETESQYEEMRENNRQLEQKLTTMQNLMSSHSEKLLEMELELRSLRTIREEVETLRGTVESIRSRVASLEGGRGGAIPATHTLGSLETQLSRQDDMLSVHEIRLADMDLRFQVLETASFNGTLIWKIRDYKRRKQEAVASKTLSLYSQPFYTGYFGYKMCARVYLNGDGMGKGTHLSLFFVVMRGEYDALLLWPFKQKVTLMLMDQGPARKHLGDAFKPDPNSSSFRRPTAEMNIASGCPLFVAQTVLENGTYIKDDTIFIKVTVDTSDLPDP; this is translated from the exons ATGTCAGCAGGGCGGAATGCGGACGGGCGGGAGCTGCAGATCCCCCTCCAGcatcgctctccctccctggctgctctctctctggcccaGCGCCCCTGGCCCAGCGACCCCGAGGCAGGCTTCTTACCCCAGCACGGGGGCTTCTGGGACCACTTCATAGCCACCCCAGAGCCCAAATACTGCTGTGAGGCCTGCAGGCTAGTGCTCTGCAACCCCAGGCAGACAGAGTGTGGACACCGCTTCTGTGAAACCTGCATCTCCGAGCAGCTAAG CAAACCAAATCCAGTATGTCCAGCAGATATGGAGCCGCTTTTCAAAGACAAG ATCTTCCGTGATGTGTGCTGCCATAGAGAGATCATGGCTCTGAGAGTGTACTGCAGGAGTGAGAAGAATGGCTGTAAGGAGCAGATGAGTCTACATCAGGTCATG GATCATTTGAATGTGTGTCCGTATTTTGAGGTGCCATGCCCTTTAGGAAAGTGCAAAGAGAAGATGATGCGCAAAGACATTCCTGAGCACTTGAGTTGGAAATGTAAACATAGAGAGACCACCTGTGAATTCTGCATGCACAAGATGGCCATGACTGAATTACAG AAACACAAAGAAACCGTTTGTCCTTCATTTCCGGTGGCCTGCCCCAATCATTGTACTTTTCCCTCCATCTTACGGAGCGAG CTGACAAGTCATCAACATGAGTGCCCCAAGGCTCATGTCACCTGCTCCTTTATCCGCTTTGGATGCAATTTCAAG GGTCTCAATCAAGACATGAGGGATCATGAATCTAGCTTTGCCTCTGAACACCTGCGGCTGATGGCAACCAGGAACACTACGCTGGAGGCCAAG ATGGAGGATGTTAAAGGAGAGCTTCTGGAGCGGTACAAGGTTCTGCCAGGCCTAAGCAGCCGCCTGTCTGAAACAGAGTCTCAGTacgaggagatgagggagaataACAGACAGCTGGAGCAGAAGCTCACTACCATGCAG AACTTGATGAGTTCCCACTCTGAGAAGCTTTTGGAGATGGAGCTGGAGCTGAGGTCTCTGAGGACCATCCGAGAGGAGGTGGAAACACTACGAGGCACCGTGGAGAGCATTCGTTCCAGGGTTGCATCGCTAGAGGGAGGAAGGGGCGGGGCCatcccagccacacacacactag GTTCTTTAGAGACACAGCTCTCCCGTCAGGACGACATGCTGAGTGTCCACGAGATCCGCTTGGCCGACATGGACCTGCGCTTCCAGGTCCTAGAGACGGCCTCCTTCAATGGGACGCTCATCTGGAAGATCCGTGACTACAAGCGGCGGAAACAAGAAGCCGTGGCGTCAAAGACCCTGTCTCTCTACAGCCAGCCTTTCTACACTGGCTACTTTGGCTACAAGATGTGTGCCCGGGTCTACCTGAACGGAGACGGCATGGGGAAAGGAACCCACCTGTCTCTGTTCTTTGTGGTGATGCGTGGCGAGTACGATGCCCTGCTGCTCTGGCCCTTTAAGCAGAAGGTGACTCTGATGCTGATGGACCAGGGCCCAGCCAGGAAGCACCTAGGGGATGCCTTCAAACCAGACCCCAACAGCAGCAGCTTCAGACGACCCACGGCAGAGATGAACATAGCCTCGGGCTGCCCGCTGTTCGTGGCCCAGACTGTGCTGGAGAACGGTACTTACATCAAGGATGATACCATCTTCATTAAGGTCACAGTGGATACATCTGACCTCCCTGACCCTTGA
- the LOC111963448 gene encoding REST corepressor 1 isoform X1, translating into MPAMMEKSGSEMSGKRRGRNAVNNPNKSFSTNGNSNNSWEEGSSGCSSDDEHGSGGMRVGTQYQALVPDYDPEIAKVAEERDNLGMRVWIPSRILAEAKLDEYIAITKEKHGYNMEQALGMLFWHKHNIEKSLADLPNFTPFPDEWSVEDKVLFEQGFSFHGKTFHRIQQMLPDKSIASLVRFYYSWKKTRSKTSVMDRHARKQKREREERYENENEAEETNGNTPRDVVYEPNKDEKKELGAAPEKQEIKPVPVVQRPNTSMAEKLTQVKKEPQGPPGKNQHRAKKKPPKGMHLSQGDVAAMSTSTPAAVGVLRQIDMELVAIKRQIQSIKQNNSALKDKLDVGVDHFRVPEVTQKFNTRWTTEEQLLAVQAIRKYGRDFQAISDVIGNKSVVQVKNFFVNYRRRFNLDEVLQEWEAEHGMEGAAKGGEEEKMDTSSTEDGATTPVVPEDQKEESSPVAAKQPLAS; encoded by the exons ATGCCTGCAATGATGGAAAAGAGTGGttcagaaatgtctgggaaaagAAGGGGTAGGAATGCAGTGAATAATCCAAACAAAAGTTTTTCTACAAATGGAAATAGCAACAATTCATGGGAAGAAGGAAGTTCGGGCTGCTCCAGTGATGATGAGCATG GTAGTGGTGGTATGAGAGTTGGGACTCAGTATCAAGCTCTTGTGCCAGACTATGATCCAG AGATTGCCAAAGTGGCCGAGGAGAGGGACAACTTGGGCATGCGGGTGTGGATCCCCAGCCGAATCCTGGCCGAAGCTAAAT tggATGAATACATTGCAATTACCAAAGAGAAGCATGGGTACAACATGGAGCAGGcactggggatgcttttctggcaCAAGCACAACATTGAGAAGTCCCTGGCAGATTTGCCCAACTTCACACCTTTCCCAGATGAGTGGTCAGTGGAGGACAAGGTCCTGTTTGAACAGGGCTTTAGCTTCCACGGAAAAACTTTCCACCGTATACAGCAGATG TTGCCTGACAAGTCCATTGCCAGCTTGGTTAGATTTTACTACTCTTGGAAGAAGACACGGAGCAAAACCAGTGTCATGGATCGCCACGCACGCAAGCAGAAGAGGGAACGAGAAGAGAGGTATGAAAA TGAGAATGAGGCTGAGGAGACCAATGGTAACACTCCAAGGGATGTAGTGTACGAACCAAATAAGGACGAGAAGAAAGAG CTGGGTGCTGCACCTGAGAAACAGGAGATAAAACCAGTACCAGTGGTACAGAGG CCGAATACTAGTATGGCAGAGAAGCTGACCCAAGTGAAGAAAGAACCCCAGGGTCCTCCAGGGAAGAACCAGCATCGTGCTAAAAAGAAGCCTCCTAAAGGAATGCACCTGAGCCAGGGAGACGTAGCTGCTATGTCCACCAGCACCCCTGCTGCAGTCGGTGTGCTGAGGCAAATCGACATGGAGCTGGTTGCCATCAAACGGCAG ATCCAGAGCATCAAACAGAATAACAGTGCTCTGAAGGACAAGCTTGACGTGGGAGTGGACCACTTCAGAGTACCTGAG GTGACCCAGAAGTTCAACACTCGCTGGACAACAGAGGAGCAACTGCTTGCTGTACAAG CCATCAGAAAATATGGGCGGGACTTCCAGGCTATCTCGGACGTGATTGGCAACAAGTCAGTGGTGCAGGTGAAGAACTTCTTTGTTAACTACCGCCGACGCTTCAACCTGGATGAGGTGCTGCAGGAATGGGAGGCTGAGCATGGGATGGAGGGAGCAgccaagggaggagaggaggagaaaatggACACATCTTCTACTGAGGATGGAGCCACCACCCCTGTGGTGCCAGAGGATCAAAAAGAG GAATCATCGCCAGTGGCGGCAAAACAACCTCTGGCATCCTGA